CTAGCAAACAGTAGGTTTGGAGGGGTATGGGTAGGGCTATGCGTTGCTAATATAAACGGTGGAATGAGGTGATGTcaataggtaggtaggtcCCTGCCGTATCCCACACTCCACATTCTACAAGCTCGTTTGTTGGTTTGTTTCCTCGGCACTAACCATCGGAAAATCGCGTATTCGCTCGCCTCACCATGTTCCTACGCCACGCATTGTCCGCACTCCTGTTGGCGGCGTTCATTCCCGCAGCGCTGTCCTACCAGACCCCCACGCCACCGTCGTTGTCGCGTCGGGCGTTCGGCGCCGCGGCCTCGGCCGCACTCGTGGGTTTCGGCACGTCTACCGCCGCGAACGCCATTGAAGCCTGTCCCAAAGGATCCAAAAACTGTATCCGCACGACTTGGACGCCTCCGGCAGGCGTCACGCCGTCGCAAGCCGATGTCGCCCAGACGATCCGGGCCGTCCTCTTGGAGTATCCACAAGCCGGACAGCAAGACGTCGATAAGGGCGGATGGGAACTCGTACAGGACGATTTGACCAAAGCCGGGACCGCACGAATCGAGTACAAGTCGGGTATCGGCAAATTTGCCAAATTCTTCAACGGCGGGAAACCCTTTGTGGATGACCTTACTCTGCAGATTGTGGACAACGGCGCCAA
The genomic region above belongs to Phaeodactylum tricornutum CCAP 1055/1 chromosome 16, whole genome shotgun sequence and contains:
- a CDS encoding predicted protein; this encodes MFLRHALSALLLAAFIPAALSYQTPTPPSLSRRAFGAAASAALVGFGTSTAANAIEACPKGSKNCIRTTWTPPAGVTPSQADVAQTIRAVLLEYPQAGQQDVDKGGWELVQDDLTKAGTARIEYKSGIGKFAKFFNGGKPFVDDLTLQIVDNGANVQVRSASRVGDSDFGVNQKRLEYLGTALKAQGWTVPDPKY